The Fusobacterium polymorphum genome segment AATAAAGTTGCTTCTTTTAAATATTTTTCTTCAAAATCACCATTTAATAATTTATTTATTGAAGCAGGTTCAACTTTTAATATGGCTTCTTCCTTAGTTATTATTCCTTCATTAACTAAGTCCATAGCAATTTTTAAAGAAGCCTCTGCTGTTCTTTTACCATTTCTAGTTTGTAGGATATACAATTTAGAGTCTTCTATTGTAAACTCTACATCTTGCATATCTCTATTATGCTTTTCTAATCTTTTAACTGTATCTACTAGTTCATTATAGATGTTTGGCATAAAAATTTTTAAAACTTCAATATTATCAGGTGTTCTTATTCCTGCAACTATATCTTCTCCTTGTGCATTTAGTAAAACTTCACCAAATATTTTATCTTCACCAGTAGATGGATTTCTTGTAAATAATACTCCTGTTCCAGATTTATCATTAAAATTTCCAAACACCATTTCTTGAATTACAACAGCAGTTCCCATATTATTATCTATATTATGTAATTTTCTATACAATATAGCTCTATCATTATTCCAAGAATCAAATATTGATTTTACAGCTATAAGTATTTGTGCCTTATAGTTTTCAGGGAACATTTCCCCACATTCTTCTCTATATATATTTTTACTTTCAATTATTTGTGCTTTGTAGTCAGTAGCTTTTAAGTGCATGAATTTTTTTCTGTTTATTCCTTTTGCAATTTCAGAAAACATTTGTACAAATCTTAGATAAGATGTGTATACAAATTTTTCATCTTTTGTTATTTCTAACATTTTTTCTGCAACATAATCATTAAAACCTAAATTTAAAATCGTATCCATCATTCCAGGCATAGAAACAGGAGCTCCAGATCTAACTGAAACTAAAAGTGGTTTAGCTGATTGAAATTTTTTACCAGTTTCATATTCTAATACTCTGATATTTCTTAAAATTTCTTCTTCTAATACAAAAGATAACTTCTTATCATTTTTAAAATAGTCATTACAAGCAGTTGTTGAAATTATAATTCCCTTAGGGATAGGTAAATCTATCTTAGCCATCTCAGCTAAGTTAGCACCCTTTCCTCCAAGTAATGCAACCATTTCTTTTCCACCATCTTTAAATTCATATACTTGTTTCATTTTACTGCCTCCTAGATACTTTTATTTTTAAGTTCTTGATAAAATAATTTTGTCACATTTGTCTTTGTAAATCTTCCAACTAGTGATAGTTTTCCTTTTTCTTTCCTAAGAACAGGTAGAGAATCTATCTCATGTTTTATTAATTTCTCTATCGCTTCCATTATATTATCATCTTCAAAACAGTGTACAATATTTGGCATTCTTGTCATTATTATACTAACAGGTATTTTTTCTATATTTTTTCTATTTAAAGCTGCTTTTAGTAAATCTTTTCTTGAAATAATTCCAACTAATTTTTCATTTTCAACTACAATTAAAGTTCCTAAATCAAAATTAAATAAATGTATAATTGCATCATAAACTGATGTCTTTACACTAATTGAATTTTGAGGACTCATACAATCCCTAACTCTTTTTATTGTGCATTTATTATAAGTATAACCTTTATTTTGTTTAGCTGTAATTAATTTCAATCCTGTTAAAATTGAAAAATCTGTTCTTAATGCTGATTTTGTAACATTAAGATTTTGTGCAATTTCATCTCCTGATAATGATGATTTTTCTTTTAACATTATAAGAATTTTTTTTTGTCGTTCTGTTAAATCCATATAATCACTTCCATCATTAATGTTCATTATTTTTTAATTTTAGCATAAAATACGATAAACAACAAATTATTTTTCTTAATTAATGTACATTTATAAAATAATATGTAAATAATTTTTATTGAAATATTAGTATTAGATAAAGTTAAATATTTTTATAATCTTAACTTACTAAAATATCTCTTTTTTTAGAAAATGAAAAGAAAATTTTGTAGATAAATTTGTCTTAATAAGCTATAATAAATCTATTAATTTATTTTTTATGGAGGTGAAAGATGAAAATAATTATCAATGTAAAAGGTTTATCAAGAAAAAAAGTTATTCATCAAGAAGAAGTTGAATTAATAAATAAAGTTTCTACTACAAAAGATTTAATAACAGAATTAGTAAAAATTAATGTAGAAAAATTTAATAAAAAAATAGATGACAAAGATATTTTATCTATCATGACTAATGAACATATTGCTGAAGCTGCAAGAAGTGGAAAAATTGGTGATGAAGTACATGGAGATAAAAAAGCTAATTTAGAGAAAGCTTTAGACACTGCCTATTTAGCTTTTGAAGATGGTCTGTATTGTATTTTTATAAATGATGAGCAAACTGAAAAACTAGATGATAGTTTAAATTTAAAAGATGGAGATATTCTTACATTTATTAGATTAACTATGCTTGCAGGTAGAATGTGGTAGGAGGATTAATGTTAAATTTTTATGGAAATAAGTTTACTTCAAAAGTTAATAGCTTTATAAGTAAAATTAAGACAGAAGTAAAAACTTTAGATAGAGATAATCAAAGATTTATTGAAGATATCTTTACCAAAAGAAATTATCATGGTTATGGAGAGATTTTACAAGATAATTTAATTAATAAATTTTCAAGAAGGGAAAATGCTAAATTTGAAGATATTTTCCCAGAAAATATATACCCAGCACTAGAAATACTTATAGGAGAAGCTAATTTAAAAAACTTTATAAAAATTGGAGAAAAAATCACAAAAACTCCCTATACTATGGGATATACAAGAAGAATGGTCAGAAGTACAAATTATCGTAACTATATAGATAAACTTTTTTCTGTTCTTAAAACATTTGTACACTACAAGTTTTTTGATATTGATACTAAAAAATTATTACTTGGAAACTGTGATTTCCATGGTCTTGAAGGTTGGGATTTAAAAAATTTAATTTCTTCACTTGAAAATAAATATGTTATTGCTAATGAGATTGACAATGGAAATCAAGAAGTTATAGATTTCATCAATGAAGCTTTGACAAGTGGTTCTTCTAAAAATATAGATTATGGAACCTTAACAGCAATATTTGTTTCTGAAAATAAATCTCTAGTAGAAATGGCAGGAAAATTACTTCTTGCTGCACAAAGACAGGAAGGACTTCGTCAACAAATATGTGAAACAATAGATGAAGGAAATCAAGAAAATTTTGAATATATGTTTAAAATTATCTATGATAATGATTTAATTCGTTTCTCTTCTGTTAAAAGAGCCTTAGGAGTTTGGACAGGTTTACTTGGTCAGAACTATAATACACCTGAAACAGTAGGTAAAAAAGAATTAGAGATTATAAATAAACTAATTGACAATCCTAAATATGCTAATGAGCTTTTAAAGAGTGATGATAATGTTGAGGTATATCTTGCACTTTGGTATAAGGCAAGCCAAGATGTAAAGTTTGCACTTGAAGCTGTACAAGAACTTTTAAAAGTCACTAAAATACATACAAAATTATTAGTTGCATATAATTTAGATATTTTTCAAGATATAAAATATCAAAGAACTATTGCTAAAGATATTATTAAAGACTATTCAAAAAAAGATGATAATGATTTCTTAAAAATAGTTGCTTGCTATTGGGAACATCTATCTTATAACAGTTATAGTAATTCTTCTATAAAGACTAATAGAGGACTTTTTGATACAACAGATGAGGCAAAAAAATTTTTTGAAATATTAAAAAAAGTTTTTGTATTAATAGATGGTAAAGATAAAGGTTTTAATCCTATTATTTTTCCTTGGGTAAGCAGATATATATATAAACATAATATAGCGAGCTTTCTATTTACAATTGCTACTTCATATCCTGAATTAAATTTAAAAAATGAAGTATTTACTTATTTTAAAGCTATTGAACCTTATTCTCGTGGTGCCTATTTAAAATCATTATTCAACAAACCTGAAAATAAAGATGAAGAGTTATTAGTTGTAAAAATGTTAACTGATACAAATGTTACAAATGAGGCAAATAAAATAATAAGAGCAAATAATTTAGCCACTAAATATGCTAAAGAAATTGAAGATGCACTTAGATTAAAAACTGCTGATGTTAGAAAGAATGCTATTGGTTTAATTTTAAGCCTTGAAAGTTCAAAATTATTAGAAACAACTGAAAATTTAGTTAAAGATAAAAATGGAAATAAAAGACTGGCAGGTCTAGATATTCTAACTAAAGTAAAAGATAAACCAGATTTTACAAAAGAAAAAATTGAAAAAATTGTTGCTTCTATAAAAGAGCCAACAGATCCAGAAAAAATACTTATTGATGGTTTAGTAGGGAAAGTTGAAACTACTGAATCTTCTGATTTATATGATAAAACATATAAATTTGAACTTCCTTATGAAGTAAAAGAAGTTAAGAAACTTTCTAAAAATGTTAAGAAAAATAAAGATGGAGTGTATATTCTTGAAAAAAGTATTGATGCAAAAGATATTTTCACTAAAACTGAGGATGAACTTTTTGAATTAGTTAAAAAATTTAATGCTTTAATTGTTAATAATGGTACCCATGAATATACAAATGCTTATACTGGTGAAAAAACTTTACTAAGAAATGACTTTCTTCCTATAGTAAAAAGAACAAACTATTATTATAGTGTAGATGAGCACTTAGATGAATATCCTTTAGCAGATACTTGGAGAGAATTTTATAAAAATGAAATAAAAGATTTTTCTACACTTTATCAATTGTATCTTCTTACTCAATCTCATTTAAGGATTGAAAATTTCAATAATGTTATTAACAAAATTTTACATACTACTCCAAGAATTATCCTTAACAAGATAATTCATCATTTTAAAACTTTTTCTAATAATGAGATAATGGAAAAAATAGTATATTTACTATATAAAGAATATAAAGAAGAAAATAAGGAATATCTATTTGAAACTTCAAAAGCTTTCTTTATTGAACTTCTAAAAGAAAATCCTACAAATTTAGTCCACAAAAAAAATAAAAATGAAAATTATAACAGTATTTTCAACTTAGAATATAGTATTCCTACAATTGTTTTCAGAACTTTATCTGAATACTATGACGAAAAAACTTTTACAGAAAATTTAATTTTAAAACTAAACTTTGAAAACAAAATAGTCATTTACAAACTTAGAGAAAACTTTTATTCTCTACTTGAAATAGCAAATGCTGTTGAACTTGGCCTAGTAGAAAAAGATTTACTTATAAAGAGTATTTTTTCTGAAAATATAGATAATATGGGTACCAATTTTAGAAATCTATACAATTTTTTAGGAATTAAAAATCCTCATCATTACTATTATTATGATTATAACGATGTTGAGAAAACTAAGAATTCTTGGAACTATGATAATGCAGTAAAAGTTTTAAAAAAATATGGGCTAGAAGTTGTTAACTATGTAGTTGACAATGAATTAAAAAGAGGAGATAGTAAAACTAAATATTCTAAACTAATCACTTCTATCAACAGAATAGAGGGAGTGGACTATCTAATTAGAATTTTACAAGCACTTGGAAATGAAAAGTTACTTAGAAGTGACTATTGGTATGGAGACAACACAAGTAAAAAAGAAGTTCTTAGTTATCTATTAAAAGTATGTTTCCCTAGTGAAAAAGATGACTTAAAGACTTTTAAAGAAAAAATTAAGAAAACTAATATCTCAGAAGAAAGGTTAGTTGAGGTGGCTATGTATTCATCTCAATGGATAGAACTGATAGATAAATTCTTAAAATGGAAGGGCTTTACAAGTGGTTGCTACTATTTCCAAGCACATATGAGTGATGTTTCTAAAGATAAAGAAGGAATAATTGCAAAATATTCTCCTATTTCCATAGAAGATTTTCAAGCAGGAGCCTTTGATATTGATTGGTTTAAAGATGCCTACAAACAATTAGGTAAAGAACACTTTGATATTTTGTATGAAAGTGCAAAGTATATAACTGACGGAGCTAAACATTCTCGTGCTAGAAAGTTTGCTGATGCAGTTTTAGGAAACATGAAGGTTAAAGATGTTGAAAAAGAAATTTCTGCTAAGAGAAATAAAGACTTAGTTGCAAGTTATTCTTTAATACCATTAGCTAAAAATAAAATTAAAGATGCACTTAGTCGTTATAAATTTTTACAAAATTTTTTAAAAGAAAGTAAACAATTTGGTGCACAAAGAAGAGCTAGCGAAGCTAAAGCCTTTGAAGTATCTTTAGAAAATTTATCTCGTAATATGGGTTATTCTGATGTTACTCGTCTAACTTGGGCTATGGAAAGTGAAATGATGGCTGAAATGAAAAAATATTTTGAGCCTAAGAAAATCCAAGATTATTCAGTATATATAGAAATTGATGAATTAGGTCAAAGCTCAATAAAATATGAAAAAGATGGAAAAGTTTTAAAATCTTTACCCACTAAAATAAAGGGTGAAAAGTATATTGAAGAAATTAAAGAAGTTCATAAAAACTTAAAAGAACAATATAGCCGTTCAAGAAAAATGTTAGAGCAATCAATGGAAGATGGAGTTGAATTCTATGCCTATGAAATTAAAACTCTATCAACTAATCCTGTTGTTGCTCCATTAATTAAAAATTTGGTATTTAAAATTGATAATATCTTAGGATATTATGAAGATAATAAACTTATTGGTTTTGATAAAAAATCTAAAAAGGTAACTTTAATTGATGATATTGATAAAGATGTTTTATTAACAATAGCACATCCATTTGATTTATTTAATAGTAAACAATGGCCTTTGTATCAACATGATATTTTAGAAAGAGAAGTAAAACAAGTATTTAAACAAGTCTTCCGTGAACTATATATTAAAACTAAAGATGAACTTAAAATGGATAAATCAAGAAGATATGCAGGTCATCAAATTCAACCTACTAAGACAGTTGCTCTACTTAAAACTAGAAGATGGGTAGTGGATGACTATGAGGGCTTACAAAAAGTTTATTATAAAGAAAATATAATAGCTAAAATGTATGCAATGACAGATTGGTACTCACCAGCTGAAGTTGAAGCCCCTACTATTGAAGATATAGTTTTTTATGATAGAAAAACTTTTGAACTAATGACAATAGAAAATATACCTGATTTAGTTTTCTCAGAAGTTATGAGAGATATTGATTTAGTTGTAAGTGTGGCACATGTAGGAGATGTAGATCCTGAAACAAGTCAATCAACTATTGAAATGCGTAAAGCAATTATTGAATTCAACGCTAAATTGTTCAAATTGAAAAATGTTACATTTACTGAAAGTCATGCTCTAATAAAAGGAACAAGAGCAGAATATTCAATTCATTTAGGAAGTGGAGTAATTCATCAGAAAGCTGGTGCAACTATAGAAGTCTTACCTGTTCATTCTCAACATAGAGGAAGAATTTTCTTACCATTTATAGATGAAGATCCAAAGACTGCTGAAATAATGTCTAAGGTATTACTATTTGCACAAGATGAAAAAATTAAAGACATATTTATCTTAGAACAAATTATTTAAAATATAAGGGACAGAATTTAACTGTCCCTTACTCATTATTATATTTATTTTAAGTCTTTATATTCTTACATAAAGTTAGCAACTATCCAACTTGCAAATCCTTTTATTACCATAGCATTTACAAAGTCTATAAATAGAGATCCAACTATTGGAATTATAAAGAAAGCTTTTACAGATGGTCCATTAGTTGCAGTAAATGTTTCCATATTAGCTATTGCATTTGGAGTAGCTCCTAACCCAAATCCACAGTGTCCAGTTGCAATAACTGCTGCATCATAATCTCTACCCATAATATTAAATGTAACAAAGTAAGCAAATAGTGCCATTACTACTGTTTGAACTATTAATATTATTGATAATGGTCCTGCTAATTCTACAAGTTCCCATAATTTCAT includes the following:
- a CDS encoding helix-turn-helix transcriptional regulator, giving the protein MDLTERQKKILIMLKEKSSLSGDEIAQNLNVTKSALRTDFSILTGLKLITAKQNKGYTYNKCTIKRVRDCMSPQNSISVKTSVYDAIIHLFNFDLGTLIVVENEKLVGIISRKDLLKAALNRKNIEKIPVSIIMTRMPNIVHCFEDDNIMEAIEKLIKHEIDSLPVLRKEKGKLSLVGRFTKTNVTKLFYQELKNKSI
- a CDS encoding DUF4132 domain-containing protein, which translates into the protein MLNFYGNKFTSKVNSFISKIKTEVKTLDRDNQRFIEDIFTKRNYHGYGEILQDNLINKFSRRENAKFEDIFPENIYPALEILIGEANLKNFIKIGEKITKTPYTMGYTRRMVRSTNYRNYIDKLFSVLKTFVHYKFFDIDTKKLLLGNCDFHGLEGWDLKNLISSLENKYVIANEIDNGNQEVIDFINEALTSGSSKNIDYGTLTAIFVSENKSLVEMAGKLLLAAQRQEGLRQQICETIDEGNQENFEYMFKIIYDNDLIRFSSVKRALGVWTGLLGQNYNTPETVGKKELEIINKLIDNPKYANELLKSDDNVEVYLALWYKASQDVKFALEAVQELLKVTKIHTKLLVAYNLDIFQDIKYQRTIAKDIIKDYSKKDDNDFLKIVACYWEHLSYNSYSNSSIKTNRGLFDTTDEAKKFFEILKKVFVLIDGKDKGFNPIIFPWVSRYIYKHNIASFLFTIATSYPELNLKNEVFTYFKAIEPYSRGAYLKSLFNKPENKDEELLVVKMLTDTNVTNEANKIIRANNLATKYAKEIEDALRLKTADVRKNAIGLILSLESSKLLETTENLVKDKNGNKRLAGLDILTKVKDKPDFTKEKIEKIVASIKEPTDPEKILIDGLVGKVETTESSDLYDKTYKFELPYEVKEVKKLSKNVKKNKDGVYILEKSIDAKDIFTKTEDELFELVKKFNALIVNNGTHEYTNAYTGEKTLLRNDFLPIVKRTNYYYSVDEHLDEYPLADTWREFYKNEIKDFSTLYQLYLLTQSHLRIENFNNVINKILHTTPRIILNKIIHHFKTFSNNEIMEKIVYLLYKEYKEENKEYLFETSKAFFIELLKENPTNLVHKKNKNENYNSIFNLEYSIPTIVFRTLSEYYDEKTFTENLILKLNFENKIVIYKLRENFYSLLEIANAVELGLVEKDLLIKSIFSENIDNMGTNFRNLYNFLGIKNPHHYYYYDYNDVEKTKNSWNYDNAVKVLKKYGLEVVNYVVDNELKRGDSKTKYSKLITSINRIEGVDYLIRILQALGNEKLLRSDYWYGDNTSKKEVLSYLLKVCFPSEKDDLKTFKEKIKKTNISEERLVEVAMYSSQWIELIDKFLKWKGFTSGCYYFQAHMSDVSKDKEGIIAKYSPISIEDFQAGAFDIDWFKDAYKQLGKEHFDILYESAKYITDGAKHSRARKFADAVLGNMKVKDVEKEISAKRNKDLVASYSLIPLAKNKIKDALSRYKFLQNFLKESKQFGAQRRASEAKAFEVSLENLSRNMGYSDVTRLTWAMESEMMAEMKKYFEPKKIQDYSVYIEIDELGQSSIKYEKDGKVLKSLPTKIKGEKYIEEIKEVHKNLKEQYSRSRKMLEQSMEDGVEFYAYEIKTLSTNPVVAPLIKNLVFKIDNILGYYEDNKLIGFDKKSKKVTLIDDIDKDVLLTIAHPFDLFNSKQWPLYQHDILEREVKQVFKQVFRELYIKTKDELKMDKSRRYAGHQIQPTKTVALLKTRRWVVDDYEGLQKVYYKENIIAKMYAMTDWYSPAEVEAPTIEDIVFYDRKTFELMTIENIPDLVFSEVMRDIDLVVSVAHVGDVDPETSQSTIEMRKAIIEFNAKLFKLKNVTFTESHALIKGTRAEYSIHLGSGVIHQKAGATIEVLPVHSQHRGRIFLPFIDEDPKTAEIMSKVLLFAQDEKIKDIFILEQII